One Natrinema longum genomic window carries:
- a CDS encoding ABC transporter permease, with the protein MSRMGRVRSETSAGWRSFVRRRTAVFFTFFFPVILIVIFGALIRTDPTGGGLFTEPPAFYVPGYLAVVVLFTPLSRMGSEVARHREGSRFEKLATTPLGRGEWLLAQTVVNAAIIGLASLLILGLVIVLTGASIVFSPLLVPYVLVGVVCFCGVGAMLGSYTDSQDGAVAASNGIGLPLLFLSETFVPLSQLPGWFEPLVNLSPLTYFARGVRAATYSGAETAAVAGVDPAIANLAILAVLAVLAFALGARSIPQTD; encoded by the coding sequence GTGAGCCGGATGGGACGCGTCCGGTCCGAGACGAGTGCCGGCTGGCGGTCGTTCGTCCGCCGGCGGACGGCGGTTTTCTTTACGTTCTTCTTCCCCGTGATCCTGATCGTCATCTTCGGGGCGCTGATCCGCACCGATCCCACGGGTGGCGGGCTGTTCACCGAACCCCCGGCGTTCTACGTGCCTGGCTATCTCGCCGTCGTCGTCCTCTTTACGCCCCTCTCGCGGATGGGCAGCGAGGTCGCGCGACACCGCGAGGGGAGCCGCTTCGAGAAGCTCGCGACGACGCCGCTCGGTCGGGGAGAGTGGCTGCTCGCCCAGACCGTCGTCAACGCGGCGATCATCGGACTGGCGAGCCTGCTCATCCTCGGACTAGTTATCGTGCTGACCGGTGCGTCGATCGTCTTCTCGCCGCTGTTGGTCCCCTACGTCCTCGTCGGCGTCGTTTGCTTCTGTGGCGTCGGGGCGATGCTCGGCAGCTACACCGATTCACAGGACGGTGCGGTCGCCGCCAGCAACGGGATCGGTCTTCCCCTCCTGTTCCTCTCGGAGACGTTCGTCCCGCTGTCCCAGCTACCGGGCTGGTTCGAGCCGCTCGTGAACCTCTCGCCGCTGACGTACTTCGCACGCGGCGTACGAGCCGCGACGTATTCGGGTGCGGAGACGGCCGCAGTCGCCGGCGTCGATCCCGCGATCGCGAATCTCGCGATTCTCGCTGTCCTCGCAGTCCTCGCGTTCGCCCTCGGTGCGCGGTCGATCCCACAGACGGACTGA
- the truD gene encoding tRNA pseudouridine(13) synthase TruD: MRPGHPTEQAVGMEYYVSDTDGVGGRLREDDADFRVRELERFDTEPVDAPTDAYPHLVFRATLRGWDTNDFASRLSDALGISRERVNWAGTKDKYAVTTQLFSVYGADPEDLPEIDDVEIEVLGKAGRNLEFGDLAGNAFELVVTDPERPDNAGAITDELCNFGGLETDGDGVDADDSAVSIGVPNFFGQQRFGSRRPVTHEVGLAIARDDWEGAVMAYLGNPTEAEPESTQEARAFVEETRDWQEALERVPRRLRYERSMIHALAEHDGEPGPEAFREALERVPSNLQRLFVHAAQSYAFNLMLSERLERGLPFDRPVAGDVVCFADTDAPDGLELPDTDRLQRVDERRVDSVTRHCERGRAFVTAPLVGTETELADGEQGEIERAVLDELGLEPADFDLPGEFGSTGARRAMLLRTDLRLETEPLTLAFALPKGSYATVVSREYLKVDPIDLG, translated from the coding sequence ATGCGCCCAGGCCACCCCACCGAGCAGGCTGTCGGGATGGAGTACTACGTCAGCGACACCGACGGCGTCGGCGGCCGTCTCCGCGAGGACGACGCCGATTTCCGGGTCCGCGAACTCGAGCGCTTCGACACCGAACCCGTCGACGCGCCGACGGACGCCTACCCCCACCTCGTCTTTCGAGCGACGCTGCGAGGGTGGGATACCAACGATTTCGCCTCGCGGCTCTCGGACGCGCTCGGCATCTCTCGCGAGCGGGTCAACTGGGCCGGGACGAAGGACAAGTACGCCGTGACGACGCAACTGTTCTCTGTCTACGGGGCCGATCCCGAGGACCTGCCCGAGATCGACGACGTCGAGATCGAAGTACTGGGCAAGGCCGGCCGAAACCTCGAGTTCGGCGACCTCGCGGGTAACGCGTTCGAACTGGTGGTCACCGATCCCGAGCGCCCCGACAACGCTGGGGCGATCACCGACGAACTGTGCAACTTCGGCGGGCTCGAGACCGACGGCGATGGCGTCGACGCCGACGACTCGGCCGTCTCGATCGGCGTTCCGAACTTCTTCGGCCAGCAGCGCTTCGGCAGCCGTCGGCCGGTCACCCACGAAGTGGGCCTCGCGATCGCCCGCGACGACTGGGAGGGCGCAGTGATGGCCTACCTCGGGAACCCCACCGAAGCCGAACCCGAATCCACGCAGGAGGCCCGGGCCTTCGTCGAGGAGACCCGCGACTGGCAGGAAGCCCTCGAGCGAGTGCCACGTCGGCTCCGCTACGAGCGCTCGATGATCCACGCCCTCGCGGAACACGACGGCGAGCCAGGCCCCGAGGCCTTTCGGGAGGCCCTCGAGCGGGTCCCCTCGAATCTCCAGCGGTTGTTCGTCCACGCGGCACAGTCCTACGCGTTCAACCTGATGCTCTCCGAACGGCTCGAGCGCGGGCTCCCGTTCGATCGCCCCGTCGCCGGCGATGTCGTCTGTTTTGCCGATACCGACGCGCCCGACGGGCTCGAACTCCCCGACACCGACCGGCTCCAGCGCGTCGACGAGCGCCGGGTCGACTCGGTGACCCGCCACTGCGAGCGCGGCCGGGCGTTCGTCACCGCGCCGCTGGTCGGCACCGAAACGGAACTGGCCGACGGCGAACAGGGCGAGATCGAACGCGCCGTCCTCGACGAACTGGGCCTCGAGCCGGCGGACTTCGATCTGCCCGGCGAGTTCGGCTCGACGGGGGCCCGGCGCGCGATGCTCTTGCGGACGGATCTGCGCCTCGAGACGGAGCCGCTGACGCTCGCGTTCGCGCTGCCGAAGGGGTCGTACGCGACGGTCGTCTCGCGCGAGTATCTGAAGGTGGATCCCATCGACCTCGGCTGA